The genomic DNA GGTGGCCGTCAAGATCCAAGGCGTGAGATCTCTGATCGTTCCGCCGGGCCCGTCTGCGATCACCAGAACAAGCACCACGGGAGAAATCCCATAGACGACAAGGTTTCCCGTCCTCCGGACCAGCTGGTGCTTCGTCCCAACTGCAGCCAAAAGGCCGACGACCATCGGGATCGAAAGGATCGCCATTCCTATCCGCAGCTCGGAAAGTTCGCTGCCCATTAGCAGCTGACCTCCTCTCCAGAATGAGGTGGCCACGTAGAGGAACAAAGACATCGCCGAGCTGAAGATGACGCCCGCCGCGCAGATGGAACACCGTAACCAGCCGTAACCCTTCGGAGGATCGAAAAACGCCACAACGATCGAAACCACCAGGAAACCGAATGTCCCGATCATCGCCCCGCACAGTACGACGGCGATGATATTCAGGTCGAGGACGAGGGCCATGGGAGTGAAAGTGTCTCGGAGCAGGATCACTACACCCCTTCCACCACCGGGCTTTCAGGCTCCTCCGCCGGCGATGGAACTCTCTCAATCTGCGGGTTTTCCCGACCTCTTGTCCCCGGTTTAGGGAGTTGCACGAATGTGAATTGTGAACAGGGTGTCACATTTCGATCCGTAAGGAGGCCCCAAACCCAATGCGACCCACCCTGTTTTTCTGCGCCCTCGTGTCCCTATGCTCCGGCCTGGCGGCAGCCAACCCGGTGATCACCGAGTTCATGGCGAGCAACAAGGCGACCGCGGTGGATGAGGACGGCGACTTTTCCGACTGGATCGAGATCCACAATCCGACCACCGCGCCGGTGTCGCTGGACGGTTGGTATCTGACCGACACCGCGACGGATCTCAAAAAGTGGAAATTCCCGAATGTGACCCTCGCACCGGGCGAGTTCCGCCTCGTGTGGGCATCGGGGAAGAACCGCAGGTTTCCGAACCAGCCGCTGCACGCGAATTTCTCGCTGTCGGCCGATGGCGAGTATCTCGCCCTGGTGCAGCCGGACGGCACCACGGTGGCACAGGATTTCGGCGCGCAATACCCCGCGCAAAAGGGCGATGAATCCTACGGCGGACGCTTCCTGCGCACCGTCTATATCGCGCCGGGAGCCAATACCCGCTACCGGGTGCCGGCGAGTGCGAGCGATCCGGGCGCGACCTGGACGCAGACGGCATTTGCCGATGGCACATGGTCGGTCGGGCCGAGCGGCCTGGGCCACGGGCTGACCGTGCCCGGCATCACGGTGCGGCAGGTGTGCAAAAATGGTTCCATCGGCGGCATGGGAGATGCGGATACCCTGCTCGCGCAGCCCACGGGTAGTTCCCTCATTCTCAGCGAAACCACGGTCACGGAGCCGATAGTCAACTATCTGGGTGAAGGGTCCGACGGTCGCTTCGAGCTGAACACCTCTCCTCCGCTGGGCGCGAGTGACAACTACGCGATCAAGCTGACCGGCTGGGTCGATATTCCATCGGCCGGCTACTACACCTTTGGCACGAACTCGGACGACGGTGTCCGCGTGAAGATCGACAACACGACCGTCATCAACGACGACACGTTTCACGGGCCGATCGACAACTACGGATCGCGCAACCTGACCGCCGGCTTGCACACCTTCGAAGTGGTGATGTTCCAGGGCACCGGCGGCGACTCGCTCGAGTTCTTCGCCGCGCCGGGACAGTACACAACGTGGAATGCGAATGTCTTCCGTCTGGTGGGAGACACCGCCAATGGCGGGCTGGCCGCGAGCACCCTGCCAGCGGGCAGTGGCAGCGTCTTCGCCACGAACACGCAGACCCTGCTGGATGGCAAACCCGGAGCCTTCTTCCGCACGGCCTTTTCGGCCAGCGGCCCGGGTACCTACACCGCGATGTCCCTGGTCACGCGCCACAACGACGGCTTCGCCGCATGGCTCAACGGCACCAAGGTGGCCAGCGACAACGTCCCGGGAAACCCGGCATGGAACTCGAATGCCAGCGGCGCCCGCTCGAATGCCGACAGCCTGCGGCGCATGGCCTTCAATGTGACGGCCCAGCTCCCGCTGATCGCCAGCGGCAACAATGTGCTCGCCGTCCACGGGATGAAGAACACGGCCAACGATCCCAGCTTCCTGATCCTGCCTGAGCTGATCGCCGGCACCTACATTCCCACGGCAGCGCCTGCCTTCTACGGCAATGACCGCGCCACTCCGGGATGGATCAACGGCCAGCCCAGTTCGCTCGGCAAGGTGGAAGACACCCAGTTCAGCGTGAAGCGTGGTTTCTTCACCGCACCCGTCACCGTCGCGATCACCTCGCCCACGCCAGGAGTCACGATCAACTACACCCTCGACGGCTCCACGCCTTCCGCCACCGCGGGCACCACCTACACCGGCCCGCTGACGATTTCCTCCACGTCAGTGCTGCGTGCCATCGCCACCAAGCCCGGCTGGGAGTCCACCGACGTCGATACGCAAACGTATCTCTTCCTCAATGACGTGATCACCCAGTCCTCCACTGGCACGCCGCCGCCCGGTTGGCCGTCGGCCAGCGGTACCTCGCAGGTGCTCGACTACGGAATGGACCCGGATATCGTGAATCACTCGAACCCGGACATCGGCGGGCAGGCATCGGTGAAGGCTGCGATCGCCTCGTTGCCAGCAGTTTCGATCACCACCGACTTGCCGAATCTGTTCAACATGAACGGATCACAAGGCATCTATTCAAATCCTAACAACCGCGGCTTCGCGTGGGAGCGGCCTGCTTCGCTGGAGTGGATCAATCCACCCAATGGCACCAATCCGAACGGTACCAGCGAATTCCAGGTCAATGCCGGCCTGCGGCTGCGCGGCGGCTACTCGCGCAGCACGGACAATCCGAAGCACTCCTTCCGCGCGTTCTTCCGCGGCGAGTATGGTGACTCGAAGCTGACCTATCCGCTCTTCGGCCGCTACGGAGCGCAGGAGTTCGACCAGATCGACTTCCGCACCGCGCAGAACTACTCATGGTCCTTCGGCGGGGATGACGCCAATACCTTCCTCCGCGAGGAATCGACCCGCCAGGCCCAGCTCGACATGGGCCAGCCGGGCTCGCATGTTCGCTACTTCCACCTCTTCCTCAATGGCCAGTATTGGGGGCTCTACAATCTCGACGAACGCACCGAGGCCGACTTCGCGGAAAGCTACTTCGGCGGCCACAGCGCGGACTACGACGTGGTCAAGGCCGAGCAAACCGCGGACTACACGGTCGGTGCCACCGACGGGACGCTTGTCGCATGGCAGGATCTCTGGAACAAGGCCAAGACCCATCGCGCCAATCCGACCAACGCGAACTACTTCCGCCTGATGGGACGCGGAGCCAATGGCGTGACTCCAACGGCCGATCCCGTTTTGTTAGATCCGGACAATCTCATCGACTACCTGCTGCTGACCTTCTGGACGGGCAACCTCGACGGCTGCACCTCGGCCTTCCTCGGCAATGATCGCGCCAACAACTGGTTCGGCAGTCGTCGCCGCGATGGCAATCCGGGCCAAGGCTTCCGGTTCTTCGCGCACGACTTCGAGCACACGTTCTTCAACGTGGACGAGGACCGCACCGGTCCCTTCACCGCACCGAACGAGTCGAACTTTTCCTACTCGAATCCGATGTTCCTCCATCAGGACCTGATCGGAAACGCCGAGTATCGGATGCGCTGGGCGGATCGCGTTCACAAGCAGCTCTTCAATAACGGCCCCTTCACGCCAAACGCCTGGCAAAACCGGATCAACAAGCTCGCGGGCGTGGTCGATGACGCCATCATCGCCGAGAGCGCCCGCTGGGGCGATGCCAAGGTGTCGACGCCCAAGACCCGCCAAACCTGGATCAACGCGCAGAACTCGCTGCTCAATTACCTGCCGCAGCGCACGTCGGTCATCCTCAATCAGCTCCGCGCTGACGGACTCTATCCCACGCTCGATGCGCCGGTGGTCACCCCCTTCGGCGGCTACCAGAACAGCGGCGTGCAGGCGGTAATCAATGGTCCGGCATCCTCGACCTGGTACTACATGCCGGACGGCTCCGACCCGCGCGCGGTGGGCGGCGCGGTGAAAAGCGGTGCCCTCACCTACACCTCCGCCACGACCAGCGAGGATCTCATTCCGATGTCGGCATCCGGCTGGAAGTATCTGTCCGATGGCAGCAATCAGGGCACCACGTGGCGCGCGGCGGCATTCAGTGACGCCTCCTGGTCCACCGGCACCGCCGAGCTCGGGTACGGCGATGGCGATGAAACCACGATCATCCCGATCACCGAAGTCTCGCCGGGCCAGAAAACGGCGACCTCCTATTTCCGTCGTGCCTTCTCGGTCACCAATCCCGGCCAGATCACGAACCTCAATGTCACGGTCGAGTATGACGATGCCTACGCCGTTTACCTGAATGGCACCCGCATCGCCGGCAACCTGCCGGTGGACCCTGCCTACAACTACTACGCGGGTAATAACATCGAGGACACCCTGGCCACGACCCAGGTGAATCCCGCGCTGCTGCTCGCCGGCAACAACGTCATCGCCGTGGAGATCCACCAAAGCGCTCCCACGAGCTCCGACATCAGCATGAATCTCTCGCTGACCGCCACCCGGTCATCGACGCCGACGCCGCTGTTCCTGACGGGAACCGGCGAGCGCAAGCTGCGTGCCCGTGCCTTGAGCGGTGCCACCTGGAGCGCGATGACGGAGGCCACCTTCCTGCTGGATACCGATCCGGCGTCGCCGTCGAACCTCGCGATCTCCGAGATCCACTACCACCCGGCCGATCCCTCGCCCTCCGAGATCACCGCGGGCTTCGAAGACGGGAGTGACTTCGAGTTTGTGGAGTTGCTCAACACCAGCAACCGGTATGTCGATCTCGATGGGGTATATTTCTATGGTGCGGTGAGCTTCAATTTCACCGGAGCCGCCACCGGCCGCACGCTCGCACCCGGCGCGCGGGTGCTGGTGGTGGGGAACCTTGATGCCTTCCAGCACCGCTACGGCAACAATCTGCCGGTAGCCGGCCACTACTCGGGCAAGCTCGATAACGCCGGTGAAAACCTGATCCTCTACACGCCCGGCGACAGCGTGATCCGCAGCGTGAACTACGATGATGCCTCCCCGTGGCCTACCGCCGCCGATGGCACGGGAGTCTCGCTCGTTCGCCGTCATCCCACCGAACCGGCGGGAGACAACGACCCGGAAGGCTGGGCCGTCAGCGGTGCGATCGGCGGCTCGCCGGGCACTGCCGATGTCTTCGCACCGGGGACCTTCGACGCGTGGACCACGGCCACCTTCACGCCGGCGCAGCTCGCCGCATCCGCGACGTCCGGCCCCTCCGCCGATCCCGACGGCGACGGCCGCAGCAATGTCGAGGAGTATGCCTTCGCCACGCAGCCATTGGTACCCGACCAGCCGGACGTGATCTTCACGTGGAGCACGGTGGCCGCGGCCAAGCATGCGGCCGTGCGCATTCGCCGCCCTACAACAGCCACGGATGTCCTCTACGAACTCCTCGCCAACGACAGCCTCCAAGGCGAATGGACGGTGATCGGAAGCACCGCCGCGGAAACGACGCCGCTCGGTTCCGGCATCGAGCACGCGGTCTTCCGCGACGCCACACCGGCCACCGGGGCAAAGCGCTTCCTGCGCGTGCGCGCGACGTGGAAGCCGTGACATCTATTCGGCAGGAGGTTCCTTCCCATCAAACCGCGGACAGATCCCGGACCGCTACGCGGTCACGATCCTGATATCGGCGACTCACTGGCGAACTACGGCAAGTTCCGTACTTCCCAGGATCCGCCATTCGCCTTCTTCG from Luteolibacter sp. Y139 includes the following:
- a CDS encoding lamin tail domain-containing protein encodes the protein MSLCSGLAAANPVITEFMASNKATAVDEDGDFSDWIEIHNPTTAPVSLDGWYLTDTATDLKKWKFPNVTLAPGEFRLVWASGKNRRFPNQPLHANFSLSADGEYLALVQPDGTTVAQDFGAQYPAQKGDESYGGRFLRTVYIAPGANTRYRVPASASDPGATWTQTAFADGTWSVGPSGLGHGLTVPGITVRQVCKNGSIGGMGDADTLLAQPTGSSLILSETTVTEPIVNYLGEGSDGRFELNTSPPLGASDNYAIKLTGWVDIPSAGYYTFGTNSDDGVRVKIDNTTVINDDTFHGPIDNYGSRNLTAGLHTFEVVMFQGTGGDSLEFFAAPGQYTTWNANVFRLVGDTANGGLAASTLPAGSGSVFATNTQTLLDGKPGAFFRTAFSASGPGTYTAMSLVTRHNDGFAAWLNGTKVASDNVPGNPAWNSNASGARSNADSLRRMAFNVTAQLPLIASGNNVLAVHGMKNTANDPSFLILPELIAGTYIPTAAPAFYGNDRATPGWINGQPSSLGKVEDTQFSVKRGFFTAPVTVAITSPTPGVTINYTLDGSTPSATAGTTYTGPLTISSTSVLRAIATKPGWESTDVDTQTYLFLNDVITQSSTGTPPPGWPSASGTSQVLDYGMDPDIVNHSNPDIGGQASVKAAIASLPAVSITTDLPNLFNMNGSQGIYSNPNNRGFAWERPASLEWINPPNGTNPNGTSEFQVNAGLRLRGGYSRSTDNPKHSFRAFFRGEYGDSKLTYPLFGRYGAQEFDQIDFRTAQNYSWSFGGDDANTFLREESTRQAQLDMGQPGSHVRYFHLFLNGQYWGLYNLDERTEADFAESYFGGHSADYDVVKAEQTADYTVGATDGTLVAWQDLWNKAKTHRANPTNANYFRLMGRGANGVTPTADPVLLDPDNLIDYLLLTFWTGNLDGCTSAFLGNDRANNWFGSRRRDGNPGQGFRFFAHDFEHTFFNVDEDRTGPFTAPNESNFSYSNPMFLHQDLIGNAEYRMRWADRVHKQLFNNGPFTPNAWQNRINKLAGVVDDAIIAESARWGDAKVSTPKTRQTWINAQNSLLNYLPQRTSVILNQLRADGLYPTLDAPVVTPFGGYQNSGVQAVINGPASSTWYYMPDGSDPRAVGGAVKSGALTYTSATTSEDLIPMSASGWKYLSDGSNQGTTWRAAAFSDASWSTGTAELGYGDGDETTIIPITEVSPGQKTATSYFRRAFSVTNPGQITNLNVTVEYDDAYAVYLNGTRIAGNLPVDPAYNYYAGNNIEDTLATTQVNPALLLAGNNVIAVEIHQSAPTSSDISMNLSLTATRSSTPTPLFLTGTGERKLRARALSGATWSAMTEATFLLDTDPASPSNLAISEIHYHPADPSPSEITAGFEDGSDFEFVELLNTSNRYVDLDGVYFYGAVSFNFTGAATGRTLAPGARVLVVGNLDAFQHRYGNNLPVAGHYSGKLDNAGENLILYTPGDSVIRSVNYDDASPWPTAADGTGVSLVRRHPTEPAGDNDPEGWAVSGAIGGSPGTADVFAPGTFDAWTTATFTPAQLAASATSGPSADPDGDGRSNVEEYAFATQPLVPDQPDVIFTWSTVAAAKHAAVRIRRPTTATDVLYELLANDSLQGEWTVIGSTAAETTPLGSGIEHAVFRDATPATGAKRFLRVRATWKP